One Tolypothrix bouteillei VB521301 DNA window includes the following coding sequences:
- the phoU gene encoding phosphate signaling complex protein PhoU produces the protein MFETTSVKVPLHSPNPERPELSREIRRLERDVLRMGALVEQSFRLSHQALFTRNLTVAEELPTLDQQIDSFYRQIESDCAAIMTQLSPTSQDLRCLSAFMQLVRDLERIGDYAEDLTEIAIKIFPYPPHPSLPEIADMSHHAQAMLATSLVALADLDDVGGRYIKQLDDAVDNAYDRLYQTLAHQKDVPGVIEPILLLVLAIRCLERMADHATNIGQRVAYIVTGQRH, from the coding sequence ATGTTTGAGACTACAAGTGTGAAAGTCCCCCTCCACAGTCCCAACCCTGAAAGACCTGAGCTAAGCCGTGAGATTCGGCGATTGGAAAGAGATGTATTGCGTATGGGGGCTTTGGTGGAACAATCATTTCGCCTGAGTCACCAAGCTTTATTCACTCGTAACCTAACCGTAGCTGAGGAACTTCCGACATTAGACCAACAAATTGATTCTTTTTATCGGCAAATTGAATCAGATTGTGCGGCAATAATGACCCAATTGTCGCCTACATCTCAAGATTTGCGCTGCTTAAGTGCTTTTATGCAGCTTGTACGCGATTTAGAACGTATAGGAGATTACGCTGAAGATTTGACAGAAATCGCAATTAAAATTTTCCCTTACCCGCCTCATCCTTCTTTACCAGAGATTGCCGATATGTCTCACCACGCTCAAGCTATGTTGGCAACCAGTTTGGTAGCATTGGCAGATTTGGATGATGTAGGTGGGCGGTATATAAAGCAACTGGATGATGCTGTAGATAACGCTTACGATCGGCTCTATCAGACCCTAGCACATCAGAAGGACGTTCCTGGAGTGATTGAGCCAATCTTACTGCTTGTCCTAGCAATCCGTTGCTTGGAACGCATGGCGGATCACGCAACTAATATCGGTCAACGTGTAGCTTACATTGTGACAGGTCAAAGACATTGA
- a CDS encoding iron uptake porin — MRKVSGKLLKLSPVVLAATFFTANSALAGEVTENMTSVAQLEEQNNSLGQVTSVSQFSDVQPTDWAFQALQSLVERYGCIAGYPNGTYRGNRAMTRYEFAAGLNACLDRVNELIATATADLVRKEDLATLQRLQEEFSAELATLRGRVDALEARTAELEANQFSTTTKLVGEVIFNISEVFGNERAVPSGVTDPDNDGNPGNNANDDLETNPIFSDRVRLRLNTSFTGKDLLVTRLQARNTTPYGTNVTGTNMTRLSFDDNNNNDIEIDKLNYSFNLGEAVRIKIDASSGEFYDNINNLNPDLASDGRGAIGRYGRFSPIYRQGQGGAGATITLNPRGPITLSAGYLAGSASNIVTGTGSGASNPGLGRGIFNGSYAAIGQLSFQPNQALSIGLTYARTYQNSENGINLFSSTGSQYANNPFNGAALTANHYGVEAAFRLSKNITIGGWYGYSEAEAKSGPREGDDADFNYWAATLAFKDFGREGNLLGIIFGQPPKAGDNDFVQANGVRREDDDTSYHLEALYRLQLSNNIAITPGVLVIFNPEHNNDNDTIYVGTLRTTFTF, encoded by the coding sequence ATGAGAAAAGTATCTGGGAAATTGTTGAAGTTAAGCCCGGTTGTTCTTGCGGCAACATTCTTCACAGCTAATAGTGCTTTAGCTGGAGAAGTGACTGAAAACATGACCTCCGTTGCTCAATTAGAAGAACAAAATAACAGCCTCGGTCAGGTAACATCCGTTTCTCAATTTTCTGACGTACAACCCACTGATTGGGCATTCCAAGCATTACAATCCTTGGTTGAGCGGTACGGTTGTATAGCAGGTTACCCTAACGGAACTTATCGCGGTAACCGTGCTATGACCCGTTATGAGTTTGCTGCAGGTTTGAACGCTTGTTTGGACAGAGTGAACGAACTAATTGCAACAGCCACTGCTGACTTGGTTCGGAAAGAAGACCTGGCTACCTTACAGCGCTTGCAAGAGGAATTCTCAGCTGAATTGGCTACTTTGCGCGGTCGTGTAGATGCTCTAGAAGCCCGCACTGCTGAATTAGAGGCCAATCAATTCTCTACCACAACCAAGTTGGTTGGGGAAGTCATCTTCAACATATCTGAAGTCTTTGGAAATGAGAGAGCAGTTCCTTCTGGTGTTACAGACCCAGATAATGATGGAAATCCAGGTAACAATGCCAATGATGACTTAGAGACAAACCCCATTTTTTCGGATCGCGTTCGTCTCAGATTAAACACCAGTTTCACTGGAAAAGACCTGTTAGTCACTCGCTTGCAAGCACGAAATACTACCCCATACGGTACGAACGTTACGGGTACTAACATGACCCGTCTGTCGTTTGACGACAATAATAACAATGATATTGAAATAGATAAACTCAACTACAGCTTCAATCTGGGTGAAGCAGTGCGTATCAAGATTGATGCTAGCAGTGGTGAGTTTTACGACAACATCAATAACTTAAACCCCGACCTCGCAAGTGATGGAAGAGGCGCGATCGGTCGTTACGGTCGTTTTAGCCCCATCTACCGTCAAGGTCAAGGTGGCGCAGGTGCAACCATTACACTCAATCCAAGAGGACCCATCACCTTATCAGCAGGCTATCTAGCAGGGTCAGCAAGTAATATAGTCACAGGTACGGGATCGGGAGCAAGTAATCCAGGCTTAGGTAGAGGTATTTTCAATGGTTCATACGCAGCCATTGGTCAGCTATCCTTCCAACCCAACCAAGCACTAAGTATTGGTTTGACCTACGCCCGTACCTATCAAAACAGCGAGAATGGTATCAACCTGTTCTCTTCTACAGGTAGCCAATATGCAAACAACCCCTTTAATGGTGCTGCACTCACCGCTAACCACTACGGTGTAGAAGCTGCTTTCAGATTGAGCAAGAATATAACCATCGGTGGTTGGTATGGCTATAGCGAAGCAGAAGCTAAGAGCGGTCCTCGTGAAGGAGATGATGCAGACTTTAATTACTGGGCTGCAACATTAGCCTTCAAAGACTTTGGTAGAGAAGGTAACTTACTCGGCATTATCTTCGGTCAACCACCAAAAGCAGGTGACAACGACTTTGTTCAAGCAAACGGCGTTCGTCGTGAAGATGATGACACATCCTACCACTTAGAGGCGTTGTACAGACTCCAACTGTCTAACAACATTGCCATTACTCCTGGTGTATTGGTTATCTTCAACCCAGAACACAACAACGACAACGACACCATTTATGTAGGTACACTGCGTACTACCTTTACTTTCTAA
- a CDS encoding Crp/Fnr family transcriptional regulator, translating into MIYSTSRTPNTTQPPSPTSNSQLPQRLFTRREIIPARNDVLWRIERGAVRTLTWSEDGTFITLGYWGSGELVGHPLSRVKPYQIECLTSVEASIVPPHLWNQDINALLSHIQQAEELLSIVHRKPISLRLWQFLVWLSEKFGRDVEQGKLIELNVTHQEMAEVLNTTRVTVTRLLQQFEEEGSLLRHKRRVVLCFQDKK; encoded by the coding sequence ATGATCTATTCCACAAGTCGCACGCCAAACACTACCCAACCGCCTAGCCCCACCTCCAACAGTCAGTTACCACAACGATTGTTTACCCGTCGTGAAATTATTCCAGCACGTAATGACGTTCTGTGGAGAATTGAGCGAGGGGCTGTTCGGACATTAACCTGGAGTGAAGATGGTACATTTATCACTTTAGGTTACTGGGGAAGTGGGGAACTTGTTGGTCATCCCTTATCTAGAGTAAAGCCGTATCAAATAGAGTGTTTAACTAGCGTAGAAGCAAGTATTGTTCCACCTCATTTATGGAATCAAGATATAAACGCTTTGCTATCTCACATTCAACAAGCAGAAGAACTTCTAAGTATAGTACATCGCAAACCCATTTCTTTACGCTTGTGGCAATTTCTTGTTTGGTTAAGTGAAAAGTTTGGTCGTGATGTAGAACAAGGTAAATTAATAGAACTCAATGTTACCCATCAAGAGATGGCAGAAGTCTTAAATACAACAAGAGTAACAGTCACGCGGCTTCTTCAGCAGTTTGAAGAAGAAGGCTCTCTGTTACGCCACAAGCGCCGCGTAGTATTGTGTTTTCAAGATAAGAAATAA
- a CDS encoding DUF3318 domain-containing protein, producing MEPNVEIRRLIDIMPASGRMLTKIVSKPEQQKVIDASLPLPWNQDRPVYINFDLWRRMTKPQRDLLLLRTVSWLIGVKWFKPDIYQGIAVAGLLGGFVESAQADAVGIVVACGLTGIALFRIWRMNRSQESEIGADEAAIRIAARRGYSEVEAAEHLLSAIEAVAKIEGRNGLDFIELLRSQNLRVIAGLSPVGIPKDG from the coding sequence ATGGAACCAAATGTTGAAATACGTCGTTTGATAGATATTATGCCTGCTTCTGGACGTATGCTGACAAAAATCGTCAGCAAACCAGAACAGCAAAAGGTGATAGACGCTTCCTTACCACTGCCTTGGAATCAAGACAGACCAGTCTATATTAACTTCGATTTGTGGCGTCGCATGACAAAACCACAACGGGACTTGTTACTGTTGCGAACTGTCAGTTGGTTAATAGGCGTCAAATGGTTTAAGCCCGATATCTATCAAGGTATAGCTGTAGCCGGTCTTTTAGGAGGATTTGTAGAATCAGCCCAAGCAGATGCAGTTGGTATAGTTGTAGCTTGTGGATTAACCGGGATAGCGCTATTTCGCATATGGCGTATGAATCGTTCTCAAGAATCAGAGATTGGTGCTGATGAAGCAGCTATTCGCATAGCAGCGCGACGGGGTTACTCGGAAGTGGAAGCCGCCGAGCATTTGTTATCTGCTATTGAGGCTGTAGCCAAGATTGAAGGACGTAACGGGCTAGATTTTATCGAATTACTCCGCAGCCAAAATTTACGCGTTATAGCTGGATTATCTCCTGTGGGAATTCCAAAAGATGGCTAA
- a CDS encoding glycosyltransferase family 39 protein, with protein MYLRFKTQNPKLKILPLLLVWLVIGFGLRLMNLTAKPPWTDEFSTLVFSLGNSFLPVPLDKPIPIDILLRPLQPQIGVGVKDVLTHLLRESNHPPLYFILTHYWTKLFPTQDGLVSLWGARSLAAFLGALSVPAIYALSRLTFRSRLVSHIAAAIMATSPYAIFLAQEARHYTLAILWVIASLACLVIATRHIKERTQLPLWIVFCWTGINALGIASHYFFTLTLCAEACVLLFLAWLQWEHRDNRGGENKEDDSTLSTPSSVSPLSTPSPHPLNTWFRIGAVAAGTLISGLVWVPVFLQNSYGNKLTEWIQSPQHGMAWINPIFQSLAAWITMICLLPVEAANLVVIIISGLIMLIFFVWVVPILLDGVKVQLKQPKTRVMAQVFAVFTVSAIALFFTITYFFGIDLTRGARYNFVYFPAVIILLGASLAVCWSNKEKVRWGVSGKQAVAIVVVMGMVSAITVTCNLGYQKYYRPDLFVQIIQQTSRVPILIATTQKTHVHIGEMMGVAREFKIQSLKFITPQFLLAHQNEDANTSTNALQNTLKVLSRPLDLWVVNFYAPLPEEVTNCTIDSRSLPAVNGYEYKLYHC; from the coding sequence ATGTATTTAAGATTCAAAACTCAAAACCCAAAACTCAAAATTCTACCACTGTTGTTGGTTTGGCTGGTCATTGGTTTTGGCTTGCGCCTGATGAACTTAACAGCTAAGCCTCCGTGGACTGATGAATTTTCGACTCTAGTGTTTAGCTTGGGTAATAGTTTTTTACCTGTCCCTTTAGATAAACCGATTCCTATCGATATTTTGTTGCGCCCACTGCAACCCCAAATTGGCGTAGGGGTCAAAGACGTACTAACACACTTATTAAGAGAAAGCAATCATCCACCGCTTTACTTTATCCTGACTCACTACTGGACAAAATTATTTCCTACCCAAGATGGTTTGGTTTCTTTGTGGGGAGCGCGATCGCTTGCTGCTTTTTTAGGTGCATTGTCTGTCCCTGCAATTTATGCTTTATCCAGGCTTACTTTTCGTTCCCGTTTGGTCAGCCATATCGCTGCTGCAATTATGGCTACTTCTCCCTATGCCATTTTTCTAGCACAGGAAGCCCGTCATTATACATTGGCAATTTTATGGGTTATTGCTTCTCTCGCCTGCTTGGTTATTGCTACACGACACATTAAGGAACGCACTCAGCTACCCTTATGGATTGTCTTTTGTTGGACGGGAATTAATGCTTTAGGTATCGCGTCTCATTACTTTTTTACACTCACTCTTTGCGCCGAAGCTTGTGTTTTACTTTTTCTCGCTTGGCTGCAGTGGGAACACCGAGACAACAGAGGTGGGGAGAACAAGGAAGATGATTCTACTTTATCTACCCCCTCTTCCGTGTCTCCCTTGTCTACTCCATCCCCCCATCCTCTTAACACCTGGTTCCGAATAGGTGCGGTTGCGGCTGGTACACTTATTTCAGGGTTAGTTTGGGTACCTGTATTTTTACAGAACAGCTATGGTAATAAGTTAACAGAGTGGATTCAAAGCCCGCAACATGGGATGGCTTGGATAAATCCCATATTTCAATCTCTAGCTGCATGGATTACGATGATTTGCTTGTTACCTGTAGAAGCAGCAAATCTCGTCGTAATAATTATCTCCGGGCTGATCATGCTGATTTTCTTTGTTTGGGTTGTCCCAATTTTGCTTGATGGTGTGAAGGTTCAACTCAAACAACCAAAAACCCGTGTGATGGCGCAGGTATTTGCAGTATTCACTGTTAGTGCGATCGCATTATTTTTCACAATTACTTATTTTTTTGGTATTGATTTAACGCGAGGCGCTCGTTATAACTTTGTCTACTTTCCCGCAGTCATAATTTTACTTGGAGCCAGTCTTGCAGTGTGTTGGAGTAACAAAGAAAAAGTAAGATGGGGAGTGAGCGGGAAACAAGCAGTAGCGATCGTTGTTGTGATGGGAATGGTAAGTGCTATAACTGTAACTTGCAATCTCGGTTATCAAAAATACTATCGCCCGGATTTATTTGTACAAATTATCCAACAAACTTCTCGCGTACCCATTTTAATTGCGACTACTCAAAAAACTCACGTACACATTGGTGAAATGATGGGAGTCGCAAGGGAGTTTAAGATTCAAAGTTTAAAATTCATAACTCCACAGTTTTTGCTAGCACATCAAAATGAAGATGCAAACACTTCTACCAATGCTCTACAAAATACGTTAAAGGTACTATCGCGCCCCTTAGATTTATGGGTAGTGAATTTTTACGCACCTCTACCAGAAGAAGTTACAAATTGTACCATTGATAGTCGCTCTTTACCAGCAGTTAATGGTTATGAATACAAACTGTACCACTGTTAG
- a CDS encoding glycosyltransferase produces MSIIQPNSLLLVPTGPLRISELPPKSSSIGDEAVLFSLVIPTYNEAANIKKMIGVLSGLLDDSIPGNYELIVVDDNSPDCTWDIAQSLMREYPQLRVMRRQHEKGLSSAVVRGWQVARGNILGVIDGDLQHPPHVLLELLNTIERGADLAVASRHVDGGGVSSWSFIRRFLSRGAQILGLIILPGVLGRVSDPMSGYFMVRRNCLVGKTLNPVGYKILLEVIGRGRINQIGEVGYVFCERKQGESKVTWKHYFDYLYHLIRLRLSTGKLGRLSQRLGFPIGRFVRFGLVGLSGVFVDMTVLYLLSDSTTLDLPLALSKIIAGEIAIFNNFLWNDLWTFSDVSSLQNQWHQRILRFLKFNIICLAGLTLNVFVLQLVFTFMIPNRYVANLIAIAVATIWNFWVNLKLSWRVTQVK; encoded by the coding sequence ATGAGTATCATCCAACCTAATTCACTTTTGTTAGTACCAACAGGTCCTTTAAGGATTTCTGAATTGCCACCCAAAAGCTCGTCCATAGGAGATGAAGCCGTTCTATTTTCCCTGGTTATCCCAACTTATAATGAAGCGGCAAATATCAAAAAAATGATTGGGGTCTTGAGTGGGTTGCTAGATGACTCCATACCCGGTAACTACGAACTAATTGTAGTTGATGATAACAGTCCAGATTGTACCTGGGACATTGCACAGTCTTTAATGCGGGAATATCCCCAACTCCGAGTGATGCGGCGTCAACACGAAAAAGGTCTTTCTAGTGCGGTCGTTCGTGGATGGCAGGTGGCTCGAGGTAATATTTTAGGAGTCATTGATGGCGATTTGCAACATCCACCTCACGTCCTCTTAGAACTGTTAAATACTATTGAACGAGGAGCTGATTTAGCAGTTGCTAGCCGTCACGTAGATGGTGGGGGGGTAAGTAGCTGGAGTTTTATCAGGCGTTTCTTATCCCGTGGCGCTCAAATCTTGGGACTCATTATTTTGCCCGGAGTCCTGGGTAGAGTGTCAGATCCCATGAGCGGTTATTTTATGGTACGCCGAAATTGTCTTGTCGGTAAAACTTTGAATCCTGTTGGTTATAAAATCCTTTTGGAAGTTATCGGGCGGGGTCGTATAAACCAAATTGGTGAAGTAGGATATGTATTTTGCGAACGGAAACAGGGTGAAAGTAAAGTGACATGGAAACATTATTTTGATTACTTGTATCATTTAATTCGCTTGCGCCTGTCTACAGGAAAGTTGGGACGCTTGAGTCAACGTTTGGGTTTTCCTATCGGTCGCTTTGTTCGCTTTGGGTTAGTAGGGTTAAGTGGCGTTTTTGTAGATATGACCGTGCTTTACTTGTTAAGTGATTCTACGACTTTAGATTTGCCCCTCGCTCTCAGCAAAATTATTGCAGGGGAAATCGCAATTTTCAATAACTTTTTATGGAACGATCTTTGGACTTTTAGTGATGTTTCAAGTCTACAAAATCAATGGCATCAGCGCATTTTACGGTTTTTAAAATTCAATATTATTTGCCTAGCTGGCTTAACATTAAATGTGTTTGTCTTACAGCTAGTGTTTACCTTTATGATTCCCAATCGCTACGTTGCTAACTTAATTGCAATTGCAGTTGCTACCATTTGGAACTTTTGGGTTAATTTAAAATTGAGTTGGCGGGTGACACAGGTGAAGTAG
- a CDS encoding PhoX family protein: protein MSITRRDFLLLVGGSAGTVALSSLGGCDTKVAVQPTPQNTKATFTFKPIKGPIPLETAGFRPEEQKQQYSAFEIQDDLILPEGYQYQVVAAWGDKVGNSRFGYNNDYLSFVQTGENEGYLSINFEYISAIPWMQTYQQVIGKSLPFDEVKTALKANKSGKNEVNAFGLPENNSIKAQIKEICKEALLDQGLGIISIRKTADGKWERTNSKADRRISGVSGLEDGRYLKATGPAVAVFVKKQGLGYIDKLGDRIIGSFANCAGGTTPWGTVLSAEENFQAQVPEPVYADGTSFDPEKRPFGLGDEELFGQGNVFGLSGNKYGWIVEVDPANPNDYGTKHTWLGRYHHEAVGVRVEAGKQLAFYSGCDRRGGHIYKFVSRDKVSDPKDKTNSRLLKQGMLYAAKFNADGTGRWIPLKADTPIEPDLPSTIAGNLIRLPKGPAKETPKDVRGLQKLPPRVQGGDFEANQDEQIAQYKKRFKQLGDLYLGTPQEKQGAILIDAHYAANAAGATCTARPEDTEIDPNGDLYISFTSGSPDGEGGPDTSVFKGPKGETPYEYGWVMRLQEEGREPAAMNFRWVMLATGGEPSAGGMGFANPDNLLLDDDGSVWMVTDMSTGKMNNSVESRSKNGKPASISGLFGNNALWHIPTSGENAGRAFLFAIGPMECETTGPCFSQDRATMFLSIQHPGEANGVRKNQQSETRKFLLTTTTGEEFIQSRQVPIGSNWPSKTPDAPPRPAVVAISRSQVV, encoded by the coding sequence ATGAGTATCACACGTCGGGATTTCTTGCTGTTGGTGGGAGGAAGTGCAGGTACAGTCGCACTGAGCTCCCTGGGAGGATGCGATACAAAAGTTGCAGTGCAACCTACCCCGCAAAATACAAAAGCAACGTTTACGTTTAAACCAATTAAAGGTCCAATTCCCCTAGAAACAGCTGGTTTCCGACCTGAAGAGCAAAAGCAGCAGTATAGTGCTTTTGAAATACAAGATGATTTGATATTGCCAGAGGGGTATCAGTACCAAGTCGTCGCTGCGTGGGGTGATAAAGTAGGTAATTCTCGTTTTGGCTACAATAACGATTACTTATCGTTTGTGCAAACAGGGGAAAACGAAGGCTATTTATCAATTAATTTTGAATATATCAGCGCCATACCTTGGATGCAAACATATCAGCAAGTGATTGGAAAATCATTACCGTTTGATGAGGTAAAAACAGCGCTGAAAGCAAATAAATCTGGAAAAAACGAGGTGAATGCCTTTGGATTACCAGAAAACAATTCTATCAAAGCTCAAATAAAAGAAATCTGTAAAGAAGCTCTTCTCGATCAAGGATTGGGTATTATCTCAATTCGCAAAACAGCAGATGGTAAGTGGGAACGCACAAACTCTAAAGCAGATAGACGCATCAGCGGGGTGTCTGGGTTAGAAGATGGGCGATATTTAAAAGCAACCGGACCTGCAGTCGCAGTATTTGTTAAAAAACAGGGATTGGGATATATAGATAAGTTGGGCGATCGCATTATCGGTTCTTTCGCCAACTGTGCTGGTGGAACAACGCCTTGGGGTACAGTCCTGAGTGCTGAAGAAAATTTTCAAGCTCAAGTTCCAGAACCCGTGTATGCTGATGGTACATCCTTTGACCCAGAAAAGCGCCCTTTTGGTCTAGGTGATGAGGAACTTTTCGGACAGGGAAATGTTTTCGGTCTATCTGGCAATAAATATGGTTGGATTGTGGAAGTCGATCCCGCTAACCCCAATGACTACGGGACAAAACACACTTGGTTGGGACGCTATCACCACGAAGCTGTGGGTGTACGGGTAGAAGCTGGAAAACAACTGGCATTTTACTCCGGTTGCGATCGCAGGGGAGGACATATTTACAAATTTGTCAGCCGCGACAAAGTCAGCGATCCCAAAGATAAAACGAATTCCCGGTTGCTGAAACAGGGAATGCTTTACGCAGCCAAATTTAATGCTGATGGTACGGGTCGCTGGATTCCTCTTAAAGCTGATACACCTATCGAGCCCGATCTTCCAAGTACCATTGCAGGAAACCTCATTCGCTTACCAAAAGGTCCTGCAAAGGAAACACCAAAAGACGTGCGAGGCTTGCAGAAACTCCCGCCCCGCGTTCAAGGGGGAGATTTTGAAGCAAATCAAGACGAGCAAATTGCTCAGTACAAAAAACGGTTCAAACAACTGGGAGACCTTTATCTAGGAACTCCACAGGAAAAACAAGGTGCGATATTAATTGACGCTCACTACGCAGCTAATGCAGCAGGTGCAACTTGTACGGCGCGTCCTGAAGATACGGAAATAGACCCCAATGGTGACCTTTACATTAGTTTTACTTCTGGCTCGCCTGATGGTGAAGGTGGTCCCGATACCAGTGTATTCAAAGGTCCCAAAGGTGAAACTCCCTATGAATACGGCTGGGTTATGCGCTTGCAAGAAGAGGGTCGCGAGCCCGCAGCCATGAACTTCCGTTGGGTCATGCTTGCTACAGGTGGCGAACCATCAGCAGGTGGTATGGGTTTTGCTAATCCAGACAATTTATTACTCGATGACGATGGCAGTGTCTGGATGGTGACAGATATGTCTACTGGTAAGATGAATAATTCAGTAGAATCCCGTAGTAAGAATGGAAAACCAGCTAGCATTTCTGGTTTGTTTGGGAACAATGCTTTGTGGCATATTCCTACATCAGGAGAAAATGCAGGTCGGGCTTTCCTATTTGCGATCGGACCCATGGAGTGCGAAACAACGGGACCTTGTTTTTCTCAGGACAGGGCAACAATGTTTCTTTCCATACAGCACCCAGGGGAGGCAAATGGAGTGCGGAAAAACCAGCAATCAGAGACGAGAAAGTTTCTTTTAACAACAACCACAGGTGAAGAATTTATACAATCTCGCCAGGTTCCCATTGGCTCGAATTGGCCCAGCAAAACTCCTGACGCTCCTCCGCGACCGGCTGTCGTAGCTATTTCAAGGTCACAAGTTGTTTAA